The DNA sequence GTCATCAAAAGCGAGGTGGCAGTGTAACTTTGCAAAATTTCACTTAGCTCTTCTTTTGAAAAGTCGTAGTGATCAGGGAAAAAGACCTGCCCCACGCACTCGCTAAAAAATGCTTCAAGGCGGGCTGGGTTTGCTATGGCGGTTACTAGCACCATTTTTTCGCTTTTGTTTAAAATTTCGCTCTTTCTAAAGTGAGTTTGCCCCTCACATGCGATGAAATCACCAAATTTATAAAAGCTAAACGGATACCTATAAGCTCCGCTTGGTAGGCAAAATTTTAGTCTTGGCTCTGGGTTTGGGCGTACTAGAATATCAAATTTGGCTATGTCGAATTTAGAAAATCCGTCATCCAGCAAAATATACTTTGCGCCATGGGTTTTGGCGTAGTCTATAGCTACTTTTCTATCTTCGCTTACTATCACATTTGCGTTTTTAAGGCTTGTAGCATATATCATCGCTTCATCGCCACTTGCTGCTACGTCAAGTAAAATTTCGCCATTTCGAGCGACAACTTGCATGCCTTTGCTTTTTCTTTTATAGCCTCTAAGAACGATAAAAGCACCTTCGAAATTTTTAGCAATTGCCACGCAAAGTGGAGTCTTTCCGCTTCCTCCAAGGGTCAAATTTCCAACGCTTATTACCTTTAT is a window from the Campylobacter concisus genome containing:
- a CDS encoding tetraacyldisaccharide 4'-kinase; protein product: MFKKLNIFLHSWANDYFFRPNFFQILLAFLLLPLSFIYFLIVVLKKFTARKIDFGIKVISVGNLTLGGSGKTPLCVAIAKNFEGAFIVLRGYKRKSKGMQVVARNGEILLDVAASGDEAMIYATSLKNANVIVSEDRKVAIDYAKTHGAKYILLDDGFSKFDIAKFDILVRPNPEPRLKFCLPSGAYRYPFSFYKFGDFIACEGQTHFRKSEILNKSEKMVLVTAIANPARLEAFFSECVGQVFFPDHYDFSKEELSEILQSYTATSLLMTQKDYVKVKDFGLRVSLITLEVTLSEEFKKVLAQQI